A genome region from Ptiloglossa arizonensis isolate GNS036 chromosome 4, iyPtiAriz1_principal, whole genome shotgun sequence includes the following:
- the Alpha-cat gene encoding catenin alpha isoform X1: MSDHFGPITLKWDPKNLEIRTMSVEKTLEPLVLQVTTLVNTKGPSKKKKGKSKRASALVGTVDKAASNFIEKGEQIAYENPDITDEMLSAVEEVRKTGAAMSIAAREFSEDPCSSLKRGNMVRAARNLLSAVTRLLILADMVDVHLLLKSLHVVEDDLQKLKNASSQGELLENIKQFGRNASELMNQAAKRQQELKDPQLRDDLAAARAVLKKHSTMLLTASKVYVRHPELAAAKANRDYVLKQVCEAVNTINDVAQGKTPVDSQHPYEGPGELAAALDDFDERMVMSPLAYNEVRTRPSLEERLESIISGAALMADSSCTRDERRERIVAECNAVRQALQDLLSEYMNNLQLARGGKRIGVKEQSEGLERAIDHMCRKTRDLRRQLRKAVVDHVSDSFLETSVPLLVLIEAARNGRDKEVEEYALVFTEHANKLVEVANLVCSMSGNEDGVKMVRYAAAQIGNLCPQVINAARVLAARNRSKVALDNMEVFRQAWENQVRVLTEAVDDITTIDDFLAVSENHILEDVNKCVLALQEGDADTLDRTAGAIRGRSARVCNVVQAEMDNYEPCIYTKRVLEAVKVLREQVMPKFAQRVEVAVDALGSNPAKDVDENDFIDASRLVYDGVREIRRAVLMNRADEDLDPEDVELDEHYTLETRSKSSAQTGEHGVDEYPEISGITTAREAMRKMPEEDKQKILQQVEYFKSEKLKFDKEVAKWDDAGNDIIVLAKHMCMIMMEMTDFTRGRGPLKTTMDVINAAKKISEAGTKLDKLTRQIADQCPESSTKKDLLAYLQRIALYCHQMNITSKVKADVQNISGELIVSGLDSATSLIQAAKNLMNAVVLTVKASYVASTKYPRQSTVTSPIVVWKMKAPEKKPLVRPERPEEVRAKVRKGSQKKVQNPIHALSEFQSPTESV; this comes from the exons ATCATTTTGGACCAATAACTTTGAAATGGGATCCCAAGAACTTGGAGATTCGTACCATGTCTGTAGAAAAGACATTGGAACCTTTAGTTTTACAAGTAACTACTCTTGTGAATACAAAGGGTCCtagcaaaaaaaagaaaggaaagtcaAAGAGAGCCAGTGCTTTAGTTGGAACTGTAGATAAAGCAGCTAGTAATTTTATTGAGAAAGGTGAACAAATTGCTTATGAAAATCCTGATATTACTGATGAAATGTTAAGCGCCGTTGAAGAAGTAAGGAAAACAGGTGCAGCTATGAGCATTGCCGCCAG GGAGTTCTCTGAAGATCCTTGTTCCTCTTTAAAGAGAGGCAATATGGTCCGTGCTGCAAGAAATTTGTTATCTGCAGTAACACGTTTGCTCATTTTGGCAGATATGGTCGATGTGCATTTATTGTTGAAGTCCTTGCATGTAGTGGAAGATGatctacaaaaattaaaaaatgcttCGTCACAAGGAgaattattggaaaatattaagCAATTTGGAAGAAATGCATCAGAACTTATGAATCAAGCTGCAAAGCGTCAGCAAGAACTGAAAGATCCTCAGTTACGAGACGACTTAGCAGCAGCAAGAGCTGTTCTCAAAAAGCATTCAACTATGCTTCTTACAGCATCTAAAGTTTATGTTCGACATCCTGAACTGGCAGCAGCAAAAGCAAATCGTGATTATGTTTTGAAACAAGTTTGTGAAGCTGTGAATACTATCAATGATGTAGCACAAGGAAAAACTCCAGTTGATAGTCAACATCCTTATGAAGGACCTGGTGAATTAGCTGCTGCTTTAGATGATTTTGATGAAAGAATGGTAATGTCCCCACTTGCATATAATGAAGTACGTACAAGACCTAGTCTCGAGGAAAGATTGGAAAGTATTATCAGTGGTGCTGCACTGATGGCAGATTCTTCTTGTACTCGAGATGAACGTAGAGAACGCATTGTTGCTGAATGCAATGCAGTCAGACAAGCACTTCAAGATTTGCTTAGTGAATACATGAATAAT TTACAGCTCGCTCGGGGTGGGAAAAGG ATAGGAGTCAAGGAACAATCAGAAGGTTTGGAAAGAGCAATTGATCATATGTGCAGAAAAACACGCGATCTTCGCAGACAATTACGAAAGGCTGTGGTGGATCATGTGTCTGACAGTTTTCTAGAAACAAGTGTACCTTTGTTGGTTCTCATTGAGGCCGCGAGAAACGGTCGTGACAAAGAAGTGGAAGAGTATGCACTTGTTTTTACAGAGCACGCAAACAAATTAGTTGAG GTTGCTAATTTGGTATGCAGTATGTCAGGAAATGAAGATGGTGTGAAAATGGTTCGTTACGCGGCAGCTCAAATTGGAAACTTATGTCCGCAAGTAATTAACGCGGCCCGTGTTCTGGCAGCTCGAAATCGATCTAAAGTAGCCTTAGATAACATGGAAGTATTTCGACAAGCGTGGGAGAACCAAGTGAGAGTATTAACCGAAGCCGTCGATGATATTACTACTATTGATGACTTCTTAGCTGTATCCGAGAATCATATCTTGGAAGACGTAAATAAATGTGTTCTAGCATTGCAAGAAGGTGATGCCGATACTTTAGACAGAACCGCAGGTGCAATTCGTGGACGATCAGCCAGAGTGTGTAACGTTGTTCAAGCTGAAATGGATAACTATGAGCCTTGTATCTATACGAAGCGGGTTTTAGAAGCCGTGAAAGTTTTAAGGGAACAAGTAATGCCGAAGTTTGCACAGAGAGTAGAAGTCGCAGTAGATGCTTTGGGTAGTAATCCCGCTAAAGATGTGGATGAGAATGATTTTATAGATGCATCAAGACTAGTTTATGATGGAGTCCGTGAAATTAGGCGCGCTGTATTGATGAATAGA GCGGACGAAGATTTAGATCCGGAAGACGTTGAGCTTGacgaacattatacgttagaaacTCGTAGTAAATCAAGTGCTCAAACAGGTGAGCATGGTGTTGATGAATATCCAGAAATTAGTGGTATTACAACAGCTCGAGAAGCCATGCGTAAGATGCCAGAGGAAGATAAACAAAAGATTTTACAACAAGTAGAGTATTTCAAAAGTGAAAAACTAAAATTCGACAAAGAAGTTGCCAAATGGGATGACGCAGGAAACGACATTATCGTTCTTGCAAAGCATATGTGTATGATTATGATGGAGATGACAGATTTCACTAGAGGTCGCGGACCTTTAAAGACAACTATGGATGTCATTAATGCAGCAAAGAAAATTTCTGAAGCTGGAACCAAGTTAGATAAATTAACTAGACAAATTGCAGATCAATGTCCTGAAAGTTCTACTAAGAAAGATCTTCTGGCATATTTGCAACGCATAGCATTATATTGTCATCAAATGAATATTACGAGTAAAGTTAAAGCAGATGTACAAAATATTAGTGGAGAGTTGATTGTATCTGGGCTTGACAGTGCAACTTCTCTTATTCAGGCAGCTAAGAACTTAATGAATGCTGTTGTTCTTACTGTCAAAGCTTCGTATGTTGCATCAACAAAATATCCTCGACAATCTACTGTAACT TCTCCAATCGTTGTATGGAAAATGAAAGCACCAGAAAAGAAGCCATTGGTACGTCCTGAGAGACCAGAAGAagttagggcaaaagtacgtaAGGGTTCACAGAAAAAAGTGCAGAATCCAATACATGCACTTTCAGAATTTCAGAGTCCTACAGAAAGTGTTTAA
- the Alpha-cat gene encoding catenin alpha isoform X2, whose amino-acid sequence MSDHFGPITLKWDPKNLEIRTMSVEKTLEPLVLQVTTLVNTKGPSKKKKGKSKRASALVGTVDKAASNFIEKGEQIAYENPDITDEMLSAVEEVRKTGAAMSIAAREFSEDPCSSLKRGNMVRAARNLLSAVTRLLILADMVDVHLLLKSLHVVEDDLQKLKNASSQGELLENIKQFGRNASELMNQAAKRQQELKDPQLRDDLAAARAVLKKHSTMLLTASKVYVRHPELAAAKANRDYVLKQVCEAVNTINDVAQGKTPVDSQHPYEGPGELAAALDDFDERMVMSPLAYNEVRTRPSLEERLESIISGAALMADSSCTRDERRERIVAECNAVRQALQDLLSEYMNNIGVKEQSEGLERAIDHMCRKTRDLRRQLRKAVVDHVSDSFLETSVPLLVLIEAARNGRDKEVEEYALVFTEHANKLVEVANLVCSMSGNEDGVKMVRYAAAQIGNLCPQVINAARVLAARNRSKVALDNMEVFRQAWENQVRVLTEAVDDITTIDDFLAVSENHILEDVNKCVLALQEGDADTLDRTAGAIRGRSARVCNVVQAEMDNYEPCIYTKRVLEAVKVLREQVMPKFAQRVEVAVDALGSNPAKDVDENDFIDASRLVYDGVREIRRAVLMNRADEDLDPEDVELDEHYTLETRSKSSAQTGEHGVDEYPEISGITTAREAMRKMPEEDKQKILQQVEYFKSEKLKFDKEVAKWDDAGNDIIVLAKHMCMIMMEMTDFTRGRGPLKTTMDVINAAKKISEAGTKLDKLTRQIADQCPESSTKKDLLAYLQRIALYCHQMNITSKVKADVQNISGELIVSGLDSATSLIQAAKNLMNAVVLTVKASYVASTKYPRQSTVTSPIVVWKMKAPEKKPLVRPERPEEVRAKVRKGSQKKVQNPIHALSEFQSPTESV is encoded by the exons ATCATTTTGGACCAATAACTTTGAAATGGGATCCCAAGAACTTGGAGATTCGTACCATGTCTGTAGAAAAGACATTGGAACCTTTAGTTTTACAAGTAACTACTCTTGTGAATACAAAGGGTCCtagcaaaaaaaagaaaggaaagtcaAAGAGAGCCAGTGCTTTAGTTGGAACTGTAGATAAAGCAGCTAGTAATTTTATTGAGAAAGGTGAACAAATTGCTTATGAAAATCCTGATATTACTGATGAAATGTTAAGCGCCGTTGAAGAAGTAAGGAAAACAGGTGCAGCTATGAGCATTGCCGCCAG GGAGTTCTCTGAAGATCCTTGTTCCTCTTTAAAGAGAGGCAATATGGTCCGTGCTGCAAGAAATTTGTTATCTGCAGTAACACGTTTGCTCATTTTGGCAGATATGGTCGATGTGCATTTATTGTTGAAGTCCTTGCATGTAGTGGAAGATGatctacaaaaattaaaaaatgcttCGTCACAAGGAgaattattggaaaatattaagCAATTTGGAAGAAATGCATCAGAACTTATGAATCAAGCTGCAAAGCGTCAGCAAGAACTGAAAGATCCTCAGTTACGAGACGACTTAGCAGCAGCAAGAGCTGTTCTCAAAAAGCATTCAACTATGCTTCTTACAGCATCTAAAGTTTATGTTCGACATCCTGAACTGGCAGCAGCAAAAGCAAATCGTGATTATGTTTTGAAACAAGTTTGTGAAGCTGTGAATACTATCAATGATGTAGCACAAGGAAAAACTCCAGTTGATAGTCAACATCCTTATGAAGGACCTGGTGAATTAGCTGCTGCTTTAGATGATTTTGATGAAAGAATGGTAATGTCCCCACTTGCATATAATGAAGTACGTACAAGACCTAGTCTCGAGGAAAGATTGGAAAGTATTATCAGTGGTGCTGCACTGATGGCAGATTCTTCTTGTACTCGAGATGAACGTAGAGAACGCATTGTTGCTGAATGCAATGCAGTCAGACAAGCACTTCAAGATTTGCTTAGTGAATACATGAATAAT ATAGGAGTCAAGGAACAATCAGAAGGTTTGGAAAGAGCAATTGATCATATGTGCAGAAAAACACGCGATCTTCGCAGACAATTACGAAAGGCTGTGGTGGATCATGTGTCTGACAGTTTTCTAGAAACAAGTGTACCTTTGTTGGTTCTCATTGAGGCCGCGAGAAACGGTCGTGACAAAGAAGTGGAAGAGTATGCACTTGTTTTTACAGAGCACGCAAACAAATTAGTTGAG GTTGCTAATTTGGTATGCAGTATGTCAGGAAATGAAGATGGTGTGAAAATGGTTCGTTACGCGGCAGCTCAAATTGGAAACTTATGTCCGCAAGTAATTAACGCGGCCCGTGTTCTGGCAGCTCGAAATCGATCTAAAGTAGCCTTAGATAACATGGAAGTATTTCGACAAGCGTGGGAGAACCAAGTGAGAGTATTAACCGAAGCCGTCGATGATATTACTACTATTGATGACTTCTTAGCTGTATCCGAGAATCATATCTTGGAAGACGTAAATAAATGTGTTCTAGCATTGCAAGAAGGTGATGCCGATACTTTAGACAGAACCGCAGGTGCAATTCGTGGACGATCAGCCAGAGTGTGTAACGTTGTTCAAGCTGAAATGGATAACTATGAGCCTTGTATCTATACGAAGCGGGTTTTAGAAGCCGTGAAAGTTTTAAGGGAACAAGTAATGCCGAAGTTTGCACAGAGAGTAGAAGTCGCAGTAGATGCTTTGGGTAGTAATCCCGCTAAAGATGTGGATGAGAATGATTTTATAGATGCATCAAGACTAGTTTATGATGGAGTCCGTGAAATTAGGCGCGCTGTATTGATGAATAGA GCGGACGAAGATTTAGATCCGGAAGACGTTGAGCTTGacgaacattatacgttagaaacTCGTAGTAAATCAAGTGCTCAAACAGGTGAGCATGGTGTTGATGAATATCCAGAAATTAGTGGTATTACAACAGCTCGAGAAGCCATGCGTAAGATGCCAGAGGAAGATAAACAAAAGATTTTACAACAAGTAGAGTATTTCAAAAGTGAAAAACTAAAATTCGACAAAGAAGTTGCCAAATGGGATGACGCAGGAAACGACATTATCGTTCTTGCAAAGCATATGTGTATGATTATGATGGAGATGACAGATTTCACTAGAGGTCGCGGACCTTTAAAGACAACTATGGATGTCATTAATGCAGCAAAGAAAATTTCTGAAGCTGGAACCAAGTTAGATAAATTAACTAGACAAATTGCAGATCAATGTCCTGAAAGTTCTACTAAGAAAGATCTTCTGGCATATTTGCAACGCATAGCATTATATTGTCATCAAATGAATATTACGAGTAAAGTTAAAGCAGATGTACAAAATATTAGTGGAGAGTTGATTGTATCTGGGCTTGACAGTGCAACTTCTCTTATTCAGGCAGCTAAGAACTTAATGAATGCTGTTGTTCTTACTGTCAAAGCTTCGTATGTTGCATCAACAAAATATCCTCGACAATCTACTGTAACT TCTCCAATCGTTGTATGGAAAATGAAAGCACCAGAAAAGAAGCCATTGGTACGTCCTGAGAGACCAGAAGAagttagggcaaaagtacgtaAGGGTTCACAGAAAAAAGTGCAGAATCCAATACATGCACTTTCAGAATTTCAGAGTCCTACAGAAAGTGTTTAA